The genomic interval CATACCCTTTTATCACTTCATTTTTGTGATTGGTTAATGCATACAACTCTTCTGTTGTAGCCGTATTAAGCAACTGGTGAAATACTTTGTATTGTATTGTGTTGTTCGAATTGTACCCATTCCTCCCACCATAGAATCTTTTACTGATTGATAAAAGCCAAGTTGAGCAGTAAGTATCCTGGTCGATAGATCAATATTTCTGTAACTGGGGTCCCTGAGAGGACTGATTATAATAAAAGATGATAAGACAATAATAAGCGTAAAAGCAGCAATGAAACGCAGCAGATAACCGAAATTAAAAGTCTTCATAATTTTCTGTTACTAGTCTATTGAAGCATCTACTTTACTTCAGGAGAATGGTAGTGTAATATACTATAAAGTCAGCTTATAGTCGCACCGGATGATGCTCTTTTTCAGATCATCAATTTTTTCATCATTCAGGCACAATTTGATGGATTTCTTGTAGTGCCCAATAGCGGTTTCGAAGTTGCCTTTAAATTCCTCCAGCACACCCAGCCGGTTGTAAATAATAGATTTATCGATGACGGGAATGTGCAGGCATTTGTTCATCAATTGTTGAGCGTCTTCGAAGCGCTCCAGTTCGGTAAGCAAATAAATGAGGTTGTAATAACTATAAGGATAATCCGGACCAAATTTAATGGCGGCTTTATAATGATTTTCTGCTTTTTTATAATCATCAAACTGGCTTTTGTATATCCATCCCAGCGAATTATGTGCATAATAACATTGTGGATCATCCAGCAGAATAGCTTCATAATGCTGCTTTGCTTCGATCATATTCCCGTTTTTAATGGCGTTTTCGCCTTCCAGGTATAATTCTTCAATTCGTGAACTCATAGGTTTACAGAAAAAAACAATACATAAGTGTACGTAAAAATACTGATTTTTCGAGGCTACAAAACCGTTTTCTACCCTTTTTTGGCACTTACCACAGGCACTTTTTCAGGATCTGGCTGCAAAAACAAATTGAATATCCAGGCAATGAGGATCACCAGTAAACAGCCGATCACATTGTACCAGAGGAAGGCAATGCTGGAAAAATAAAACAATGCAAATACAACAACTTCAGTAATAATGGCTGCATAAAAAGTTGCAGCTCCTCTAATTTTCTTAAAATAGAAGGCACAAACAAAAATACCCAGGATGGCTCCGTAAAACAGGGAACCCAGTC from Rhodocytophaga rosea carries:
- a CDS encoding tetratricopeptide repeat protein is translated as MSSRIEELYLEGENAIKNGNMIEAKQHYEAILLDDPQCYYAHNSLGWIYKSQFDDYKKAENHYKAAIKFGPDYPYSYYNLIYLLTELERFEDAQQLMNKCLHIPVIDKSIIYNRLGVLEEFKGNFETAIGHYKKSIKLCLNDEKIDDLKKSIIRCDYKLTL